A single region of the Ornithorhynchus anatinus isolate Pmale09 chromosome 13, mOrnAna1.pri.v4, whole genome shotgun sequence genome encodes:
- the LOC103165634 gene encoding uncharacterized protein LOC103165634: MAPNVSTKRKNLSMEDKVQVIREVERGKKKSAVGRQFNLVRSTIHRIWNDRERILSAFEQEGPKAKRLRKPARGDVTEALAAWVRQQRAADVPVSRPRLVVKARELAAALGDETFVCSGDWVRRFQSRHDVRLAPGGGAGAGGPGAGGEWAAAVWPSLREGFGEGDVFCADETGLIFGTTGDGGRPARDRITALVCANMSGTEKRRLVVVGESPLPGPPSQRAPERTPVFYSVHPRARMTSALFRAELRQWDRELRLQSRKILLLVDPGPARPRADGLRNIRLAFLPAGRPGRPRPLGRGVVGSLRGHFRRLMTLRRVERAGRGGDPAATLGDALWAADKAWGGITEGTIREGFRQAGLAGADPGAAGDGGGGGDDDLPKPGWPRWTEEADGYADGFPDPDPDVFAVSRPPAEPPGDRAGGPGAEEKAEEAGGAPSPRDALRAFRLLRRFYRAWEAEAPIPPLGRRKVPVTFEDVAVYFSREEWAALDGRQQELYRDVMRGNYELVASLGTLDPKPDVLYRIEHGEEPWVGVSGHAALRDVLARSFLGAGPEPERRVPPEARSEARDPPPRPCRRRFGRRRELARHRRAHAGERAFGCPECGKRFRTKAGLARHRRGHPGHRPFACPHCAKPFGRHWHLARHLRCHSGERPFACPECGKRFRWKRNLVTHQRRHGGGRPLYPCPECGKRFTWKKNLLTHRKAHEERDAPPGDGAPRAGPPGPGAPPKPRLFPCALCDRRFGRNMDLIRHQRVHTGERPFPCPECGKRFSRKAHLVAHAPVHTGDWPFPCGQCDKGFCTKANLVRHQRTHLGVGPFSCPQCGKCFGHEDDLARHLPCHARERPFACADCGKCFKWKNNLVVHRRSHTGELPFPCPECGKRFSQKSHLVTHAPVHTGERPFPCAQCGKRFRQKSHLVAHALVHSGERPYPCPDCGRHFIRKTNLIRHQRVHAGGPGDLAGPPVAGDRHRTAPCAAPRCPAGNPGGEAAAEPGEPEETGSRAHGREGEDGGRPRRSRPVPAGRGKPGGHRVGARAARGEQGSGGVLGPNRRAEAPTAGEPAGGLGAGGADVRGGGWGRASDPGPRGGERRVGGWEICPGTPDPPPPPPARTDPPLLRDRGLRGDGGRGVDGVPLPPAR, from the exons ATGGCCCCCAACGTCAGCACCAAGCGGAAGAACCTGAGCATGGAGGACAAGGTGCAGGTCAtccgggaggtggagaggggcaaGAAGAAGTCGGCCGTGGGCCGCCAGTTCAACCTGGTGCGGTCGACGATCCACAGGATCTGGAACGACAGGGAGCGGATCCTCAGCGCGTTCGAGCAGGAGGGGCCGAAGGCCAAGCGGCTGCGGAAGCCCGCCCGGGGGGACGTGACCGAAGCCCTGGCCGCGTGGGTCAGGCAGCAGAGGGCCGCGGACGTGCCCGTCAGCCGGCCCCGGCTCGTCGTCAAGGCGCGAGAGCTGGCGGCCGCGCTGGGGGACGAGACGTTCGTGTGCTCCGGCGACTGGGTCCGCCGCTTCCAGTCGCGCCACGACGTCCGCTTGGccccgggcggcggagccggggccgggggccccggcgCGGGCGGGGAGTGGGCGGCGGCCGTGTGGCCGTCGCTGCGGGAGGGCTTCGGCGAGGGGGACGTCTTCTGCGCCGACGAGACGGGCCTGATTTTCGGGACGACGGGCGACGGCGGGAGACCGGCCCGGGACCGGATCACGGCGCTCGTGTGCGCCAACATGAGCGGGACGGAGAAGCGGcggctggtggtggtgggggagtcgcccctccccggacccccgtcCCAGCGGGCCCCGGAGCGGACGCCCGTCTTCTACTCGGTCCACCCCAGGGCCCGGATGACGTCGGCCCTGTTCCGGGCGGAGCTGCGGCAGTGGGACCGAGAGCTGCGCCTGCAGAGCCGCAAGATCCTCCTGCTGGTGGACCCCGGGCCGGCCCGCCCGCGGGCGGACGGCCTGCGGAACATCCGGCTGGCTTTCCtcccggccgggcggccggggcggccgcGGCCGTTGGGCCGGGGCGTCGTCGGCAGCCTCCGGGGTCACTTCCGCCGGCTGATGACGCTGAGGCGGGTGGAGCGCGCGGGCCGCGGGGGGGACCCGGCCGCCACCCTGGGGGACGCCCTCTGGGCCGCCGACAAGGCCTGGGGCGGCATCACGGAGGGCACCATCCGCGAGGGCTTCCGGCAGGCGGGGCTCGCGGGGGCCGACCCCGGGGCGgcgggcgacggcggcggcgggggggacgaCGACCTCCCCAAGCCGGGGTGGCCGAGGTGGACGGAGGAGGCCGACGGGTACGCCGACGGCTTCCCCGACCCGGACCCGGACGTCTTCGCcgtctcccggcccccggccgagccgccgggggaccgggccggggggccgggagccgaagagaaggcagaggaggcggGGGGCGCCCCCAGCCCCCGGGACGCCCTGCGGGCCTTCAGGCTCCTGCGTCGGTTCTACCGGGCCTGGGAAGCCGAAGCCCCGATCCCTCCGCtcgggaggaggaag GTGCCGGTGACGTTCGAGGACGTGGCCGTCTATTTCTCGCGGGAGGAGTGGGCGGCGCTGGACGGGCGGCAGCAGGAGCTCTACCGGGACGTGATGCGGGGCAACTACGAGCTGGTGGCCTCCCTGG GGACGCTCGACCCCAAGCCCGACGTCCTGTACCGGATCGAGCACGGAGAGGAGCCGTGGGTGGGGGTGAGCGGGCACGCGGCTCTGAGGGACGTGCTGGCCCGCTCCTTCCTGG GGGCCGGCCCGGAACCCGAACGCCGCGTCCCGCCGGAGGCCCGGAGCGAGGCCCGGGacccgccgccccggccg TGCCGGAGGCGGTTCGGCCGCCGGCGGGAGCTGGCCCGGCACCGGCGGGCCCACGCCGGCGAGCGGGCCTTCGGCTGCCCCGAGTGCGGGAAGCGCTTCCGGACGAAGGCCGGCCTGGCGCGGCACCGGCGGGGCCACCCGGGCCACCGGCCCTTCGCCTGCCCCCACTGCGCCAAGCCCTTCGGCCGCCACTGGCACCTGGCCCGGCACCTGCGCTGCCACTCGGGGGAGCGGCCGTTCGCCTGCCCCGAGTGCGGGAAGCGCTTCCGCTGGAAGAGGAACCTGGTGACCCACCAGCGGCGGCACGGCGGCGGGCGGCCGCTCTACCCCTGCCCCGAGTGCGGGAAGCGCTTCACCTGGAAGAAGAACCTGCTGACGCACCGCAAGGCCCACGAGGAGCGGGACGCCCCGCCGGGGGACGGGGCCCCCcgggcggggccgccgggccccggggccccgccgaaGCCGAGGCTCTTCCCCTGCGCCCTCTGCGACCGGCGCTTCGGCCGCAACATGGACCTGATCCGCCACCAGCGGGTgcacacgggcgagcggcccttcccctgccccgagTGCGGGAAGCGCTTCAGCCGCAAGGCCCACCTCGTCGCCCACGCGCCGGTGCACACGGGCGACTGGCCCTTCCCCTGCGGCCAGTGCGACAAGGGCTTCTGCACCAAGGCCAACCTGGTGCGGCACCAGCGCACCCACCTGGGCGTCGGCCCCTTCTCCTGCCCGCAGTGCGGCAAGTGCTTCGGCCACGAGGACGACCTGGCCCGCCACCTGCCCTGCCACGCCCGGGAGCGCCCCTTCGCCTGCGCCGACTGCGGCAAGTGCTTCAAGTGGAAGAACAACCTGGTGGTGCACCGGCGCAGCCACACGGGCGagctgcccttcccctgccccgagTGCGGGAAGCGCTTCAGCCAGAAGTCGCACCTGGTCACCCACGCCCCCGTCCACACCGGCGAGCGGCCCTTCCCCTGCGCCCAGTGCGGCAAGCGCTTCCGCCAGAAGTCCCACCTGGTGGCCCACGCCCTGGTGCACAGCGGCGAGCGGCCCTACCCCTGCCCCGACTGCGGGCGCCACTTCATCCGCAAGACCAACCTCATCCGCCACCAGCGGGTCCacgccggggggccgg GTGATTTGGCCGGCCCGCCCGTGGCCGGGGACCGCCACCGGACCGCTCCCTGCGCCGCACCCCGGTGTCCGGCCGGGAACCCGGGCGGTGAAGCGGCGGCGGAGCCCGGCGAGCCGGAGGAGACGGGAAGCCGAGCGcacggacgggagggggaggatgggggccgGCCGAGGCGGAGCCGGCCGGTTCCCGCGGGGCGGGGGAAACCGGGCGGTCACCGCGTTGGAGCCCGGGCAGCCAGAGGGGAGCAGGGATCCGGAGGCGTGCTCGGCCCCAACCGCCGGGCCGAGGCGCCGACGGCGGGGGAGCCGGccggcgggctgggggcggggggggccgacgTCCGGGGTGGAGGCTGGGGCCGCGCCTCCGACCCCGGGCCGCGGGGCGGAGAGCGGCGGGTCGGAGGGTGGGAGATCTGCCCCGGCAccccggaccccccacccccgccgccggcccgcacTGACCCTCCTCTGCTCCGGGATCGGGGACTCcgcggggacggagggaggggagtcGACGGGgttcccctgccccctgctcggtga
- the LOC103165632 gene encoding zinc finger protein 436-like, translating to MPDWDGPEAPLAPRAGNRRKPPSMEEKGRGEPAFQRDDGKKAEGPESRLATSAASDPWSGREKGDVAGFAADVFPALGDGPAASEPPAGSAGGEEADEAREEEEREQREEDGEREGSGPSPGEALQAVRLLRKFYQALETEPRILVLLRFLEGDIENVHLAHPRKQVPVTFEDVAVYFSREEWAALDGRQKELYRDVMRGNYELVASLDGLSPKPDLETQIKSEEEPGVGDGGHPAPKGVPTSALPDGGPDGERGSVLQSPAGPVEPPGARPPPREPGGPTRPVPPEDSPAGGAAHADEAGDVRGSPSGAFPAGARPSRVGGRDGRGPAARPAAAPGPPARGRAFVCGQCGKGFNHKQDLARHQRTHTGERPYPCPDCGRRFVQKTHLMTHFRIHTGERPFPCPDCEKSFRKKTHLVRHRHTHLGVRPFSCPHCPKSFGQREDLGRHLRCHSGEQPFACPECGQRFTWKKNLVTHQRRHGGERPFACPECGERFDRKRGLAVHRKTHGEEGPAGPRPGPRLPPPPREKAFPCPVCERRFGHKQDLIRHQRVHTGERPFACPECGKRFSQKAHLVTHTRVHTGERPYPCARCDRRFSKKTHLSRHQRVHAEEGPGPGGAGPAWRPGPAGPPQDLACPERGKGFGREARPDARRRGRAGAHPCPWPRCGQSFCRESALLAHQKSHHGSRPHPCPECGKRFGLKQDLVRHQRIHTGERPFPCVLCGKRFNQRAHLLTHQRTHTGERPFPCPDCERRFGKKAHLVRHQRVHAAQQPRLHLLGMGTLPLGDPGLPGGALRDETIYIFRV from the exons ATGCCGGACTGGGACGGTCCAGAGGCCCCCCTCGCCCCACGTGCCGGCAACCGCCGGAAGCCCCCGAGCATGGAGGAGAAGGGCCGGGGCGAGCCTGCCTTCCAGCGGGACGACGGGAAAAAGGCCGAGGGTCCCGAGTCCCGGCTGGCGACCTCGGCGGCGTCCGACCCGTGGAGCGGCCGAGAGAAGGGAGACGTCGCCGGCTTCGCCGCGGACGTCTTCCCCGCCCTGGGCgacggccccgccgcctccgagCCCCCGGCCGGGAGCGCGGGAGGCGAAGAGGCGGACGAggcgagggaagaggaggaacggGAACAacgggaggaggatggggagagagagggatcgGGCCCGAGCCCCGGCGAGGCCCTGCAGGCCGTCCGACTGCTGCGGAAGTTCTACCAGGCGCTCGAAACGGAACCCAGGATCCTGGTGCTCCTGAGGTTCCTGGAAGGCGACATCGAAAACGTGCACCTGGCCCATCCCCGCAAACAG GTGCCGGTGACGTTCGAGGACGTGGCCGTCTATTTCTCGCGGGAGGAGTGGGCGGCGCTGGACGGGCGGCAGAAGGAGCTCTACCGGGACGTGATGCGGGGCAACTACGAGCTGGTGGCCTCCCTGG ATGGGCTCTCCCCCAAGCCCGACCTGGAGACGCAGATCAAAAGCGAAGAGGAGCCGGGCGTCGGAGACGGCGGGCACCCGGCCCCGAAGGGCGTGCCGACCTCGGCCCTCCCGG ACGGCGGGCCGGACGGCGAGCGCGGCAGCGTCCTCCAGAGTCCCGCCGGGCCCGTGGagccgcccggggcccggcccccgccg agggagcccggggggccGACCCGGCCCGTGCCGCCGGAGGACTCGCCGGCGGGCGGCGCGGCCCACGCCGACGAGGCCGGCGACGTCCGGGGGTCGCCCTCGGGCGCCTTcccggcgggggcccggccgtCCCGGGTCGGCGGCCGGGACGGCCGCGGCCCCGCGGcccgcccggccgccgccccggggccgccggcgaGGGGCCGCGCCTTCGTCTGCGGCCAGTGCGGCAAAGGCTTCAACCACAAGCAGGACCTGGCCCGGCACCAGCGCACccacacgggcgagcggccctaccCCTGCCCCGACTGCGGCCGCCGCTTCGTCCAGAAGACCCACCTGATGACCCACTTCCGGAtccacacgggcgagcggcccttcccctgccccgacTGCGAGAAGAGCTTCCGCAAGAAGACGCACCTGGTGCGGCACCGTCACACCCACCTGGGCGTGCGCCCCTTCTCCTGCCCGCACTGCCCCAAGAGCTTCGGCCAGCGGGAGGACCTGGGGCGGCACCTGCGCTGCCACTCGGGGGAGCAGCCGTTCGCCTGCCCCGAGTGCGGGCAGCGCTTCACCTGGAAGAAGAACCTGGTGACCCACCAGCGGCGGCACGGCGGCGAGCGGCCCTTCGCCTGCCCCGAGTGCGGGGAGCGCTTCGACCGGAAGAGGGGCCTGGCCGTCCACCGCAAGACCcacggggaggaggggccggccggcccccgcccggggccccgcctcccgccgccccccagggAGAAGGCCTTCCCCTGTCCCGTGTGCGAGCGGCGCTTCGGCCACAAGCAGGACCTGATCCGCCACCAGCGGGtccacacgggcgagcggcccttCGCCTGCCCCGAGTGCGGGAAGCGCTTCAGCCAGAAGGCCCACCTGGTCACCCACACCCGGGTgcacacgggcgagcggccctaccCCTGCGCCCGCTGCGACCGGCGCTTCAGCAAGAAGACCCACCTGAGCCGCCACCAGCGGGTCCACGccgaggaggggccgggccccggcggcgCGGGCCCGGCgtggaggccgggcccggccgggcccccccagGACCTCGCCTGCCCCGAGCGCGGGAAGGGGTTCGGCAGGGAGGCGCGCCCGGACGCCCGCCGGCGCGGCCGGGCCGGCGCgcacccctgcccctggccccggTGCGGCCAGAGCTTCTGCCGCGAGTCCGCCCTCCTGGCTCACCAGAAGTCCCACCACGGGAGCCGGCCGCACCCCTGCCCCGAGTGCGGGAAGCGCTTCGGCCTCAAGCAGGACCTGGTGCGGCACCAGCGGAtccacacgggcgagcggcccttCCCCTGCGTGCTGTGCGGCAAGCGCTTCAACCAGCGGGCCCACCTGCTGACCCACCAGCGCACCCACACCGGCGAgcggcccttcccctgccccgacTGCGAGCGCCGCTTCGGCAAGAAGGCCCACCTGGTGCGGCACCAGCGGGTCCACGCGGCCCAGCAGCCCCGCCTGCACCTGCTCGGGATGGGGACCCTGCCCCTGGGCGACCCCGGCCTGCCGGGCGGGGCCCTCCGGGACGAGACCATCTACATCTTCCGCGtgtga